The genomic region CTGATGGCAGCACCCACCGAATTCCACCTTTTCAAAACCGTCACAATCAGGGTAAATCCTGCAATACCGGTGATGATTCTGATCTGAGTGGATGCAAACGGATCATAAGTTCCCATTCCGATTTTACTCAGAATCAGTCCGGCAGCCTGGCCAACGGCCCCACCGAAGGCCAGCAAAATTCCCTTAACGGAATAATGAAAATCCAGTTTTCCGCCTTCTGTACCCGGACGTTTCAGCACCACAATGGCGATACCTGAAAGAGTCAGGGCCATACCGGTCAGTTGGATGAAAGTCAGTGTCTCTCCCAGAAACATCCAACCTGCCAGAGCCGTCATGGGAGGGACCAGGGTCATGATGAGCATGGCAATTCTGGCAGTCACCTCCAGATAGGATCTGAACAGGAACAAATCGCCCAGTACAAATCCGACCAATCCTGAAAGAGAAAGCCAGAGCCAGGCATGGGGAGTGGCATCGACCGGAAAGAACAATCCGCGGCTGGCCCAGGTAAACAGACTGATAAAAATCATCGCCATGATCAGACGAATCCAGTTGACTGCCAGCGAGCCAACGGCACGACTCGCTCTTTCAAATGCAAGGGCAGTTACCGTCCAGCATACGGTCGTTCCCAGTGCAGCCCATTCACCTGTATTTGATACTATCATGACTTTCCTGTCGGGTTAATTGATGAGTCAGTGCACAAGACGAATGCTGTCGATTCTGACATCGGCCAGCGGCCAATCGGCCGGATCCACCGGAACGGATGCAATCCGGTTAATCACATCGAGACCTTTGGTTACCTGGCCAAACACGGTATGCTCACCATCCAGGTGGGCGGCCCCGCCGGTGGTTTCATAAAAAGTGCGTTCTTCAGGTAAAAAAACCCGCTTGTTATCCTTTTCAATTTTATCCAGATCCCACCGGGTGACCGTCTTGCCATGCACCAGATAAAAATCGTAGGGAGATGAACGCTTTTCCGGATTGTTATCGTAGTCCCTTGTGGCAGCCAGGGCTCCGGGCCGGTGAATCAGACCGGGGCGGAATTCGGAAGGCAGCGTATAAACCCCGTATTTCTTTTTAAGGTCTTTTCTGGCAGGATCATCACTATCTCCTCCCTGAAGCACAAACCCGCGGATGACCCGGTAAAAGACAGTCCGGTCGTAAAAACCGAGATCAATCAACCGGATAAAATTGGCCCGGTGAACCGGTGTGTTCTCATACAACCGGATTCTGATTTCACCCATGCTTGTATAAAGAATGAGGTCATTGCCCGGATGTTTTTTTCCATAATCGAGCAGATAACTGACCGCATTTCGGTCATCCAGATACCGGAAATGGGGCTGGGTTTGAGTTGAACCGGAAATACTATCCGGAAGGACTTCCTTTGCCGAAGGGGTTCCTGGCTGGTCAGGACCGCAGGCAGTAAAAACGACCATCCAGCCTGCAAGAATCACAAAGGAGACTGATTTCACTTTTTTTCAGTTTGTGAATGAGTCGTGTCTTGATCGGGAGGTGGTGCCTGCTGGTCATCATCCTCATCAAAAACCTGATATTTGGTATCCTCAGTGTCTTCGAACTGACCAGTCCGGGCTGCCCAGATATACAATCCAAATCCTGCCAGGGCAATCAGAAGCGACATGATGATGAGGGCGTACTGTGAAGTCATAATTCTAAAATCGGCATCTGTCTTCAGGATTTCCAGCGAAGGCTGACAGAGTTTACAACCACCGATACCGAGCTGGCTGACATGGCCGCGGCCGCATAGATCGGAATCAGAACCCCTGTCATGGCAAGGGGGATCATCACCACGTTATAAACAAGCGCCCAGAAGAGGTTTTGCCTGATTTTCCGCTGGGTGCGTGCAGCCAGGAAAAGCACACGACCAATGGAATGAAGGTGGTTGTTCAGAAGAACCACCCCCGAGTTGTCGAGGGTGATCCGGTTTCCCTCGCCCATGGCAATTCCCACATCGGCCAATCCCAGCGCGGGAGCATCATTAACTCCGTCGCCGATCATGAGGATGCGGCTTCCATTCCGGCTGAATTCCCTGATCTTTTCGAGTTTATCATCAGGCGACTGTTCATACAGACAGTCCGCCCGGTCAAGTCCGAGTGAATGGGCCAGGCCCAGCACATTTTCCTTCCGGTCACCCGAAAGGACAGTGATCCTGTATCCATTTTTCTTCAGATGTCGAATGGCATCTGCTGCCTCGGGGCGAATGGAATCTTCCACCAAAAAAACAAACTGAAGGGTTCCGTTGATGGAAACAAAGACCGGTACACTTCCGGGAGCTCCGGTAAATTGATCCAATCCGTAATCCTGAGGGAACAAAACGGATTGTTCTTTCATCCAGCTCATGTTTCCAGCAGCAACCCACAGGCCTTCCACCTGAAACCGGATTCCACGGCCCGGGACACTTTCAGGATTGGAGTAATCACCATACCGGCCAAACTGCTCGAGCCCCCAGGAACTGATTGCTTTTGCAACCGGGTGAAAAATTTCCGTTTCGGCATGAGCCAATGAGGACAGGACCGGATCGGTGATGGGTCTTTCACCCACCCTCCTGACTTCAGCCACACGCATCACCCCGGTTGTTAATGTGCCAGTTTTATCGAAAACGATATGATCGACCTTAACCAGATTTTCAAGAACATCTCCCGATTTGATGAGAAGTCCTTTACCCAGGGCAACTCCATTACCCACCAGGATGGCCATGGGAGTGGCGATGGCCAGTGCACAGGGACAGGCAATCACCAGCACTGCCACAGCCGTCAGAAAAGGAGAAATTCCCGTCCCGGCCAGATGGTGATAGAAGCCAGTCAAAGCTGCAAGAGCCAGAATTATGTAAATAAACACTGCCGACACCCGGTCCACCAACCGGCTCAGGGGGGATTTGGTGAGTTGTGATTCCTCAATCAGTTCCATCACGCGACTCAGAACGGTTCCCTCTCCGGTTCCGGTTACCCGGATGGTAACCGTCGAAACCAGGTTCCTGCTTCCCGAAATCACCGCATCGCCCTTCATTTTTTCGACAGGAACCGACTCTCCGGTCAGCAGTGACTCATCGAAGGCAGACACCCCGGTCATCAGAATGCCATCCACTGGAATGCGGTCTCCGGGATAGAATTCAAGCTCATCCCCAAGACTTACCTGGTCCATGGCAACCGTTTCCCGCCCGGAACCGGAAACACGGGTGACCGATTCCACCCTGAATTCATCATACTTATCCGATTCCCGCAGCACCATCCGTTTAACTTTAATCTCTACATACCTTCCAAGCAGGATAAAAAAGATAAGCATGTTGGCTGTATCGTAATAGGTTTCCCCTTCCCCGGTGATGGTATGAACCGTACTCAGGAAAAACGCTGACAGGGTTCCCAAGGCAATGAGAAAATCCATGCCTGGTTTTCGGGCCTTAATGTTCTGCCAGGCACCGAGAATAATGGGTTTTCCTGCATAGAATACCCCTGGGATGGTCAGAACCAGGTTAATCCACTGAAGAAATCCCTTCATCACAGGGTCGATTCCCTGGAAAAAGCCGGCATATAAACCGATGGATATCAGCATGACATTCATCGAAAGGAAAGCTGAAGCCCCCAACCGTATGGTCAGATCCTTCGACTCAGCTTCCATGGTTGGTTTTTCGGCGGTCGGGTTAAAAGGATAGGCGTAATATCCGATGCCAGAAATGGTATTCAGAATGGTGGGAATGGTCACCAGCCGGTTGTCCCAGCGGACACGTGCCCGGTGGGTGGCCGGATTGATCGAAAAATCAAGCACACCGGGTAACCGTCTGACCACTTCTTCACTGGAAAACACACAGGCCGCACAGTGAATTTTCTCGATTTTAAGATAAACCAGCTTGATGTAACCGTCACCCCGGACAAATTGACGGGTCATTTCATCCAGTTTTTTTTGCTCCTCAGGGGTCAGTTCAATCGGCGAACGGTCCTCTGGAAGACCAAACTCTTTTCTCTGGAGGTTATAAATATCATCATACCCCAGGTTTTTTAAAGTTTTCCATGAAAATTCACATCCGGGGCAGCAAAAATGCCGGTCCACTCCCTGCAGACTAACGGTGGTCAGTTGTCTGGGGGCGGTCAGTTTTGAGCAGTGATCACAGTAAAAAAGGGAACCTTTCTGCATATCAGCGAATGATCATCCTGAATTCTTTTCGGAAATCGAAGGATCCGGCGGGCACGGTGGTTCGGATGAACCATTCACCTTTTTCTGTGAATTGAACAGGAATGACCCAGGTGGAGTCAGTTGAAGGAAGTTGCAGAATTTTCTGGTCAGGTGTGGTCCCGGTGGCCCTGTACAGGATAATTCTGGCGGTATCGGTTTCCAGATTCAACATTTTTGATGGATAAAACGAAAGACTCAGGGTTTGGGGACCGGTCGTCAGGGAACTGACTGCCATTTTCAGATCCAAACCCGATTTTTCCTGAATCTGGCGACGATCCGATTCGGGTTGAAAAAAGTCCTGCTGGGTCTTGTAGTCATCCTTAACCGGCGGAATGAACAACTCTTTTCCAACCCACACGATATGGACCAATCCGCCAATGAGAAGAATGAAAAAAAAGACAATGGTGGCGGGCCACCAGTTAATTCCGTTTTTACTCACGTGTAAATCCCTGATTAAAGTCTGTCGTCTGAAGTCTGGTCTGAAGTCTGATGGTCACCGTCTGAACAGAATCTGTTTCCCGGCTGCGGATCATCAGGGGCAACCGGATGCGCTCCCCTGCCTGAACCAGAACCGAATCGATGGCAGGAATCATGCTGAAGCGTTGGTCCGGAACCGAAATTCTGATCCATTCCGGGCTTTTTCCATGATTATCAGCCGAAATCCAATATCCGTTCACTCTGTCTTCACCTACCTGCCGTGCCACCATATCGGTGTTTCGGGTCACCGTCAATTCGACGGTTTGGTGGGTAACCACAAAAAAACCTGTCAAAAGTAGCAGAACCACACCACCTGCTCCAAATAAGGTGGCATTATCATGCAGCAGGGACTGACGGGTTTCCCTCGAGTGATAACTGACCAGGTTTTCTTTTCCCTTTCTGGTCATGATAGGCTCACATGCATCAATACAAGCCCCGCAGGCAATACAGGCCATCTGCAATCCATCCCGGATGTCAATTCCGGCCGGACAGACGCGTGAACACATGGTACATTGGGTGCAATCATTTTCACGGCTTTTATCAAAGCCGATAATCAGTGTGGTGGGCTTAAAAATGGCACTTTGTAACTTGGCGTAAGGGCAGATGTATTCACAGAAAGACTGCCGTACAATGGCAATATCCAGAAACAGGACCAGAAAAGTGACGATTAGCGATCCGGCAAGAAAGACAGAAACCGAACCGGATGACAAACGGTCAGAAAATTCGTATGGGCTGATAAAGTACCAGATAATATCAAGGGTCACCAGACAGATGAAAAGAAAAATGGTGAACCAGGTTCCTGCCATTCTTAAGGCACGTTCGGTTCCCCGGATTGATTGACGGGGCATCCAGAATTTTTCAAACCATCTGACGAAGTCTGTCAGAATGGTTTGCGGACAGATCCATCCGCACCAGATCCTTCCCCAAACCATGGTTACCCAGATCAGCAAAGCGGTCAGTGCCAGGGTGAGTGACAGGAAAATATGGAAATCGGTAAATGAATAAACCGAGAAAAATAAATGATATTCCATCCGTTCAACATCAAAACGGAAAAAGCTGATGCCATCGGAAACTAAAAACGGAATGCCAATCATGATCAGAAAAAACAAACTGATCGTCCACCGTCTTCTGGCTGCAAATTTGCCTTTTTCAGGGTAATAGTAAGGGACCTTGCGCATGTTATTTTCCTCTGTTTTCTTTCAGAGGATTCTTTGAGTGGGTGGTGTCACCGGACAGGATGAGAATCCGGTTAAAAAAAAGCCGGTACCAGAACCTGATACCGGCTTTTGTGCTCAATTGCAGAATAGCTCAGGGCTTGACAGACAGCGAGTGCACAAAGGCAGTCAGTTTGAGTAAATCATCCTGGCTGAATTGTGTTTTGTAGCCGGGCATGCCTTTCGGACGACCAACTTCAATGGATTTGTAGATGGGTTTCGGGTCACCACCATACAACCACTCTGCATCATTCAGGACAGGACCGATTCCGCCTTCACCTGCAGCGCCATGGCATGGAGAACAAGTTGCTGCGTAGGTGGTTCCTCCTGCTGCAATTGCCTCGGCAACACCATAGTACATATCATACTGAATGGTATCCGCAGTGGCTGCTGCTTTTTTCTTTTCATAAACAGCCATGGTCTCTTTAAACTCACCTTCCTGAGTCCATCCGGAAATTCCCGGCAGGTACTGCGGAATGTAATAAACACCAAAAGCCAGCAGAATCAGGGCAAGTACAATAAAGCTGAAGGGCAATTTGTGCTTGCTTTCATTCCGGTATGAAATATCATCGTAATCGGATTCAGGTTTTGGTTTTTCCTGATTTTCCATTTGAAAACTCCTCGTCATCGTTTAAAATATCGTACTTCGGCTGCTCGACCGATTCTTTTACAGAATTTCTGTAATAATAAATAATGATCCCGATCATGATCAACCCGAGTACAACCGTAAGAATTACATATGCCATTTGGTTTTTGATCCTTATTGCACCTGAGCGGAATCGGATGGGGCTGGAGCCGGTGCAGGTTCTTCGATGGTTTCCACGGGTGCTTTGGCAATCATGGTACCCAAAACCTGAAGATAGGCAACCATGGCGTCCATTTCCGTTTTTCCATCAAGTTGTGCAGGAGCGGCTGCAATTTCTTCATCCGTGTATGGAACACCCAGCGTTTGGAGGGCTTTCATACGGGCGGTGATAGAACCTGCATCGGCCGGACGGGTTTCGAGCCAGGGATACGCCGGCATGTTCGAATCCTTCACGATTGACCGCGGATCCTTCATATGCTGAACGTGCCAGCTGTCGGGATACTTACCTCCGATCCGTGCCAGATCCGGGCCAGTCCGTTTGGAACCCCACAGGAAAGGCCTGTCATAGGCAAACTCACCCGATTTGGAGAATTCCCCATACCGTAACACCTCATCCCGTAAAGGACGGACCGTTTGAGTATGGCAATTGTTGCAGCCTTCGCGGATGTAGATATCGCGGCCTTCAAGTTCGAGCGCTGTGTATGGCCGGACTGTATCGATTTTTACTTCCATGGATTCCATGAAAAGCGGAATGAAGGCTGTAATCACGCTACCAATGAGAATGACCAGTAAGGCCAGTACAATCATAAGGAGCGGTTTACGCTCGACGATGTTAACCGATTGATCACTCATATGGCACCTGCTGTCTTGACTGAACCTGCTGGTTCGTTTTCTTTAGAACTTTGAATGGTTTTATACATGTTCCAGGCAAACACAATAAATCCGGCAATAAAGATCACCCCGCCCACTGCGCGTAAATCCCAATAAGGATACGAGGCTGTGATGCTGTCCTGAATGGTGTATTTCAGACTTCCATCCGGATTGGTGGCTTTCCACATGGCGCCCTGCATGATGCCGGCAATCCACATGGTGATGGAATAAATAATCTGTCCGGTAAAGACGAGCCAGAAGTGCAGATTGGCCAGCCGGACCGAATACAGGTCGGTTTTATATAATTTCGGAATCACATAGTAGAAGGAAGCCATAATGGTCATAGCAAACCATCCCATGGTACCCATGTGAACGTGTCCCGGAACCCAATCGGTGTAATGGATCAGGGATGAAATGGACCGGATGGCCTGAGAAGGTCCCTGAAGGGTCTGCAGACCATAGAAGGTGATACCCATGATAAAAAACTTGGTCAGATAATTGGTACGCATCTGTTCCCAGTTTCCATTCATGGTCAGATAACCGTTGATGACCGATCCCCAACTGGGTGCAATCAGCATGATGGAAAAAGCAATGGCCACCGTCTGAATCCAATCGGGAACCGGTGTCCAGATCAGGTGGTGGGCACCCGTCCACAAATACAGGAAGATCAATGACCAGAAAGCCACCAGGCTCAGACGATGGCTGTAAAGCGGAAGACCCGTGACTTTCGGGAGGAAGTAGAAAAAGATGGCCAGAATCGGAGCCGTGAAAATCATGGCAACGATGTTATGACCATACCACCACTGCATGTTGGCATCATTCACACCTGCGTAGAGTGAATACGATTTGAACAAACCTGCTGGCAATGCCAGGTTGTTGAAAATATACAGGATGGCCACCCCAAGTACCGAGGCGATGATGTACCAGAGTGATACATACATCTTATCGACGGTTTTGGTAAAAATGGTACCCAGCATGTTAATCGCATACATGACCCAAACCAGCACGACCATGATGTCGACCGGCCATTCGAGTTCAGCATATTCCTTGGAACTGCTGTAACCAAGGCTGAGTGTAATCACAGCCACCACGATGGTGAGGTTGTAAAACCAGAACATGGCTTTGGCAATTCCCGGTGCGAAAAGCGGTGCCTTGCTTAACCGGGGAACAAAGTAATAGGTCAACGCAAAAATTCCAGAAAGACCAAAACCGAGTGCAGAGCCATTGGTATGGATAGCCCGGATTCTTCCATAAGTGAAATATTCGCTGAAATTTAATTGGGGATAGACCATCTGGAGAGAAATCAGCACACCATATAACAGGGATGCCAGACCCCAGACAATCATTGACACAGTGAACGCTTTCACTGGCCAACTGTCATAACGTTCTTCCATGAGCTCCTCTTTCGGTTTGAGTTCAGTCCTGCTGATCATCCGGCCGCACAAGCCCCGGGATTCATCAGGTACGGCTGCAAATATTTGCCTCGGTTCCTCTGATTTCTACTTTTTTTGTAATTTTTTCTGATTTCTAATTCTGCTCTAATAAAAGTCTCCATTTTTTATAAATCTGATTGGTGTTAACCCGATATACATATTATCAGGTCTTTTTTTCTGCTTGAATCACCCGGGGAAGTTAAGAGAAAGTTGTGTATCCTGATCAGGGTCCTTTTTTACCCGATTCAGGCGGAGGAGTCGTTCCAGGTCGGGATGGCATGAATGACAACCTGTACCAGCCAATGTAAAATGTCCCAGCATTTCCACCGAAGAGGCTCCCCGGAGGATGGCTGCGACCACCTCCTGTTCCCCCACAGATTGACAAAAGCACACGAGAGACATTATTTGTTCAGACGAATGGTGGATCCGTTGATGGCCGAGCCGGCCGGACTGATGAGAAACTCTATAAGCGCGGCGATTTCTGCTGGTTTTATCCATTTGTCAAAGCCACCATCGGGCATTGCTGTCCGGTTGGATGCGGTATCGATGATGGCTGGAACAAGGGTATTCACAGTAATTCCTTTGCCACCTGCTTCACGTGCCAGTGTATCGGCCAGATAATGCAAAGAGGCTTTGCTGGCGCCATAGGCACCATAACCGGGGGAAGGAGACAAACCAGCTTCGGCTCCGATGAAAAGGACCGATGCATGAGGACTGTTCTTCAGCGATGGAATGACCAGCGGGACCAGATCAGAGGCCGAGAAAAAATTCATCTGCATCATATGATGCACCTGTTGCAGGGGTGTCATTTCCAAGGTGGAGCCTCCCCAGAAACCACCCGCCAGGTGAAACCAGGCCATCAGATCGCCTGTTTCATATAATCGATCTGCAAGTTTCTGTTGTCCGGAAAGGTCTCCGGCGGTCCATTGGACCCACTCAACCATCGGATGAACCAGACCGGGTTTCTGCCCGGACCACGTTCCCAGCACCCGGTACGATTTTGATGAAAAATGTTGAACCAGAGGTAACCCCAATTGACCGGATGCACCGGTTATCAGAATGGTCTTCACCATTATCGCTCCCAGTTTCTGCGTGTTTCTAGCCAGAAATCTTCATAATTGGCGAACCGGTCAAAAGTATACCCCACTATGACATCATCCACCCGGATCGGAGTGAATATCAATGGAATGTTCTGGCCCACCCGACGGTAAAAATAGTACCAGGTCAGTTGGGTGGGAGTCCATTCTACCATGACCGGAGGCCCAAGGACAATGTAGGTCATGCCCAGATCGGTGCGCCAACCCGGTTTATATCCTGAGAAAAACCGGTTGGCTTCTTCTGCCCGCTCATAGAATTGGGCAATTTTGCGTTTGGCAACGGCAGGGTTGCCTTCAGTCAGGTTCAACCAGAAAGCATCAAAGTTGGATTTCAGCAGGGAGTCTCCCCCGGAAACAATCCGTTCAAATTCAGAAGTGGTTGCCAGATAACGAACGACCGACACAGCATCATGAAGGTTTCTGATGTAGGGATGAGTTTCGGGAAAAACGTGGAACACTTCCTTTCTGGATGTATACGTCTGAACAGATGTCTTTACAAGCAATGTGGCATAATAAGTGCCCAGCTTCAGTGTATCGGGAAATGGAAGGTTTAACGAAAGAGTCCCTGTTGAATGAAGGGTCAGGGATGAATCCAACAGGGTGAACTGATAGAGCGGATCGGTCAGTTTATAGCCCCGGGTTTCAATGGAGCCCATAATGGGATTCAATCCGTAAAGGGGTCGTGCAATCACGGTATCACTTTTAACCCGGGTGATCATCAAGAGTATTCTGGCATCCAGCGAATCGAGACCTGAATGACCAATGTCAAAAGAGATCTGGGCTTCCCTGCCCGGTCCGATTGGAAGCTGTTTGGTCACAGATACATCCCCGAAGTTAGGAGAATCGAGAAACCGGATGGAAGAGAGCTGAATTTTGTAGTCTTTCGGGTCGATGGTGTAAACTGTGGTAATCTTATAATCTGATCCGGAAATTTCATCGGTCACCAAACCTTCGACCCGAAATCCACCTGATTCCAGAGGAAGTCCGACCTGAATTTTCTCAAAGACCTGTTGCTGGGTTTCCTCATAGGATTTCAACTGTCTTGCGATCAAAATGGTGGTATCGAGTACAACCGTTCCCGTTATTTTACTGACCTGGAGTCTGAGCTGAAGGGAACCATGGTACGAATCCCCGTTTTGCGCAAAGGTGATTTCGTTCCGGGGAATCTGCAGAGAGAAATAGATCCGGGATTGATTATCCCTGATCATTGAATACAAGGCGTAATTGATATGTTTGCGGGTGAAAGGATTCATCTGATCAGAGATATATTCTCTGACCGAATCGGAAGGTGCACAGCCCTGAATCAGGCCTGCCAAGATTGGCAGACTCCATGCAAGGCCCTTCAAAACTCGTTTCATGACCACCCTCCGTTCTTAATCACTACAATCTGCCTGTGTAAGTGGTTTCATTGCCTTTTCGGTCACTGACTCTGATGACCGCAAGATACTCATCGGCTGGTTTAATCCGCTCGGGATGAACAACGGCCACTTTTCTCTCCGGATCGAGATCGGCCCGACACCAGACGCCATTGATCAGAACCTGAAAAGATGAATAATCAATTCCCGAAATCCGATCCTCCAGATCGACCAGAAAAAGAGTCCCTGGCTTCCAGTTTTTCTTTTTCCGGACAGAGAGCACCGGTGGCTCGGTATCTTTACCGGGAGCAAAATAACCCGATCCGCCGACTGCGGCAGTCAGATACCCGGATTGAGACGATCCTCCTTCCCAGGCCCAGTCATTTCCAGTCCAGGTCATCAGTCCCCAATCAGAGGGGGACGGCACCGGAATCCGGACGGAAATGGACGACAGAAATGGTACCGTTTCCGGACCGATGAGGATCCGGTAAGTTTCCGGCTGTTGTGGTGAGCCAGATTCCCTGATGAACAGCCAGGAATTTTCGAACCGGCTGTTCTGACGAATGGTCAGATCTGTTCCGGATGGAAGTTCGAGAAGAATTTCGTCGGTGGTCGCCACCCAATAGGCATTCACTTCTGATGAATAGAGACGGCCCGTTGCATGATAGACCGAGGTTCGGATGGATATCACCCGCTCGCCTGATGGAACGGGATACCACAACCATACACCCTGCTCATTGCTTTCTGCAAAATCAGGCAAGACAAAACGACCGTTCAGTTCGGTGGTTACCGTCATCATCCGCTGATGCAACTGGTTTCCCCGGAGTCTGATTCTGAACTGATCGAACTGACTGACCACCTCTATACTGTCAATTTCTCCCGACCGGACCCAACCCGAACCCGCGGCGATTTTGTATCCGTTTTTACCAGCATCGGTATTTTCGCGCTGAAGTCCGGGCAGCAGGGCCTGAGCACGTACCGGAACAGGTTCGGTATCAGCCATCAGGACCGATTCCCGTTTGATCAGCACCGGTTGCTGTCGCCTGATTTCATTTCCGTGAAAATCTTTCATGCTGATCTGAAGGGTGTGAACCCCATCTTCCAACTGACCGAACCAGAACTCAGGATCCTGAGTCACCGGTTGAGTGACCGGATTATCCGGAACCGGAAACAGCCGTACCGGACGACCATATCCCATACGGATACTTTCAAAATCCCGATGAACATGGATGAATTTTGCCAATCCGATCGGGTAACTGTCATAAACCGACTGATACAACAACCGGTCACCGACCGAAAGGGTCATCTGATAAATTCCAAGCCGGTTGGTTCCGTTGGTTGTATGATCCTGTCCTTCGGCCAGCACACCAAACGGACCTGTTATCACCGGGATGTCAGATGGGGTGGTTTCAGGATCGAACGTGTCGGTCACATTCAAC from Bacteroidota bacterium harbors:
- a CDS encoding GWxTD domain-containing protein, which codes for MKRVLKGLAWSLPILAGLIQGCAPSDSVREYISDQMNPFTRKHINYALYSMIRDNQSRIYFSLQIPRNEITFAQNGDSYHGSLQLRLQVSKITGTVVLDTTILIARQLKSYEETQQQVFEKIQVGLPLESGGFRVEGLVTDEISGSDYKITTVYTIDPKDYKIQLSSIRFLDSPNFGDVSVTKQLPIGPGREAQISFDIGHSGLDSLDARILLMITRVKSDTVIARPLYGLNPIMGSIETRGYKLTDPLYQFTLLDSSLTLHSTGTLSLNLPFPDTLKLGTYYATLLVKTSVQTYTSRKEVFHVFPETHPYIRNLHDAVSVVRYLATTSEFERIVSGGDSLLKSNFDAFWLNLTEGNPAVAKRKIAQFYERAEEANRFFSGYKPGWRTDLGMTYIVLGPPVMVEWTPTQLTWYYFYRRVGQNIPLIFTPIRVDDVIVGYTFDRFANYEDFWLETRRNWER
- a CDS encoding cbb3-type cytochrome c oxidase subunit I, producing the protein MEERYDSWPVKAFTVSMIVWGLASLLYGVLISLQMVYPQLNFSEYFTYGRIRAIHTNGSALGFGLSGIFALTYYFVPRLSKAPLFAPGIAKAMFWFYNLTIVVAVITLSLGYSSSKEYAELEWPVDIMVVLVWVMYAINMLGTIFTKTVDKMYVSLWYIIASVLGVAILYIFNNLALPAGLFKSYSLYAGVNDANMQWWYGHNIVAMIFTAPILAIFFYFLPKVTGLPLYSHRLSLVAFWSLIFLYLWTGAHHLIWTPVPDWIQTVAIAFSIMLIAPSWGSVINGYLTMNGNWEQMRTNYLTKFFIMGITFYGLQTLQGPSQAIRSISSLIHYTDWVPGHVHMGTMGWFAMTIMASFYYVIPKLYKTDLYSVRLANLHFWLVFTGQIIYSITMWIAGIMQGAMWKATNPDGSLKYTIQDSITASYPYWDLRAVGGVIFIAGFIVFAWNMYKTIQSSKENEPAGSVKTAGAI
- a CDS encoding SDR family NAD(P)-dependent oxidoreductase, with the translated sequence MVKTILITGASGQLGLPLVQHFSSKSYRVLGTWSGQKPGLVHPMVEWVQWTAGDLSGQQKLADRLYETGDLMAWFHLAGGFWGGSTLEMTPLQQVHHMMQMNFFSASDLVPLVIPSLKNSPHASVLFIGAEAGLSPSPGYGAYGASKASLHYLADTLAREAGGKGITVNTLVPAIIDTASNRTAMPDGGFDKWIKPAEIAALIEFLISPAGSAINGSTIRLNK
- a CDS encoding M23 family metallopeptidase; protein product: MVTGLLLLLQLNQPGWLQHGLDFLWPTDASTELTSSFMEFRSTHFHYGLDVKTWNKTGYKVFAAERGYVSRIRVSPTGYGKVVYLTHPGGFVTVYAHLERFNGALEKRIIREHYRLQKNSLNLSFSPEEFPVKRGDLIAFTGESGIGTPHLHYEIRDKEDRVINPLFAHGSEVQDTRPPEIKRLALVPLSRETTINGSRLTHRLNVTDTFDPETTPSDIPVITGPFGVLAEGQDHTTNGTNRLGIYQMTLSVGDRLLYQSVYDSYPIGLAKFIHVHRDFESIRMGYGRPVRLFPVPDNPVTQPVTQDPEFWFGQLEDGVHTLQISMKDFHGNEIRRQQPVLIKRESVLMADTEPVPVRAQALLPGLQRENTDAGKNGYKIAAGSGWVRSGEIDSIEVVSQFDQFRIRLRGNQLHQRMMTVTTELNGRFVLPDFAESNEQGVWLWYPVPSGERVISIRTSVYHATGRLYSSEVNAYWVATTDEILLELPSGTDLTIRQNSRFENSWLFIRESGSPQQPETYRILIGPETVPFLSSISVRIPVPSPSDWGLMTWTGNDWAWEGGSSQSGYLTAAVGGSGYFAPGKDTEPPVLSVRKKKNWKPGTLFLVDLEDRISGIDYSSFQVLINGVWCRADLDPERKVAVVHPERIKPADEYLAVIRVSDRKGNETTYTGRL
- a CDS encoding (2Fe-2S)-binding protein yields the protein MSLVCFCQSVGEQEVVAAILRGASSVEMLGHFTLAGTGCHSCHPDLERLLRLNRVKKDPDQDTQLSLNFPG